The Petropleomorpha daqingensis genome includes a window with the following:
- a CDS encoding adenylate kinase → MRLVLLGPPGSGKGTQAAVLAEELGIPAISTGEIVRAQIAAATEAGRQAEVYSSAGELVPDELTVAMLATRLAEADCRGGYLLDGFPRTLGQAERLHDHLAAAGLSLDGVLELVVDEDEVVRRLGARRVQVDGAWVTRDDDRPDTVLRRMQVYRELTAPLSDFYAAAGLLRRVDAHGEVAEVTARLRAALPPAAAPGGSGG, encoded by the coding sequence ATGCGACTCGTCCTGCTCGGCCCGCCGGGCTCCGGCAAGGGGACCCAGGCCGCCGTCCTGGCCGAGGAGTTGGGCATCCCCGCGATCTCCACCGGCGAGATCGTCCGGGCCCAGATCGCCGCCGCGACGGAGGCCGGCCGGCAGGCGGAGGTGTACTCCTCGGCCGGTGAGCTCGTGCCCGACGAACTCACCGTCGCGATGCTGGCGACGCGCCTGGCGGAGGCGGACTGCCGGGGCGGCTACCTCCTCGACGGCTTCCCGCGCACGCTCGGGCAGGCCGAGCGGCTGCACGACCACCTGGCCGCCGCGGGACTCTCGCTGGACGGTGTGCTCGAGCTCGTGGTGGACGAGGACGAGGTGGTCCGGCGGCTGGGTGCGCGGCGGGTGCAGGTCGACGGTGCCTGGGTGACCCGGGACGACGACCGGCCCGACACGGTCCTGCGGCGAATGCAGGTCTACCGGGAGCTGACCGCCCCGCTGTCGGACTTCTACGCCGCCGCGGGCCTGCTCCGGCGGGTCGACGCGCACGGCGAGGTCGCCGAGGTCACCGCCCGCCTCCGCGCGGCGCTGCCGCCCGCTGCGGCACCTGGCGGCTCAGGCGGGTGA
- a CDS encoding MFS transporter produces the protein MAEPARGAHYKWIALSNTTIGILMATINSSILLIALPDIFRGIGLDPLAPENTSYFLWILMGFMLVTSVLVVSLGRIGDMYGRVRMFNLGFAIFTLFSILLSVTWTTGTAAALWIVLMRLGQGVGGAFLFANSSAILTDAFPQDQRGLALGINGVAAIGGSFLGLILGGFLAPIEWHLVFVVSALIGAFGTVWSILKLRDNSVRTPGRIDWLGNALFAVGLIGILTGIVYGLNPYGGHTMGWTKPFVLVCLIGGAAVLLLFVVVELNVADPMFRLTLFRNRAFSMGNLSALLAALARGGLQFMLIIWLQGIWLPLHGYTFEQTPLWAGIYLVPLTIGFLVAGPLAGRLADRYGARPFATAGAALSGVVFLLFDLLPIDFPYWSFAVLVFLAGLSMGLFSAPNTASVMNSLPANQRGGGAGMLNTFQNSASVLSIGIFFTVITLGLAATLPHALSSGLTGQGVPADLAGQVAQLPPIGLLFASFLGFNPIQQLLPSASAAHVSQSQYDFLTGRGFFPDLISSPFGHGLHLAFLMAGVLCFLAAIFSWLRGAETRPHVERPLLEETEEGLAGSGEVAMQEAGAGSPLE, from the coding sequence ATGGCGGAACCTGCGCGGGGCGCGCACTACAAGTGGATCGCGCTGTCGAACACGACCATCGGCATCCTGATGGCGACGATCAACAGCTCGATCCTGCTGATCGCGCTCCCGGACATCTTCCGGGGCATCGGCCTCGACCCGCTGGCCCCGGAGAACACGTCCTACTTCCTGTGGATCCTCATGGGATTCATGCTGGTCACCAGCGTGCTGGTGGTCAGCCTCGGGCGCATCGGGGACATGTACGGCCGGGTCCGCATGTTCAACCTGGGCTTCGCGATCTTCACGCTGTTCTCGATCCTGCTGTCGGTCACCTGGACGACCGGGACGGCGGCCGCGCTCTGGATCGTGCTCATGCGCCTCGGCCAGGGCGTGGGCGGTGCGTTCCTCTTCGCGAACTCCTCGGCGATCCTCACCGACGCCTTCCCGCAGGACCAGCGCGGCCTGGCGCTGGGCATCAACGGCGTCGCCGCGATCGGCGGGTCGTTCCTCGGCCTGATCCTGGGCGGCTTCCTGGCGCCGATCGAGTGGCACCTCGTCTTCGTCGTCTCGGCGCTGATCGGTGCCTTCGGCACCGTGTGGTCGATCCTCAAGCTCCGTGACAACAGCGTGCGGACGCCGGGTCGCATCGACTGGCTCGGCAACGCGCTGTTCGCCGTCGGCCTGATCGGGATCCTGACCGGCATCGTCTACGGGCTGAACCCGTACGGCGGGCACACCATGGGCTGGACCAAGCCGTTCGTGCTGGTCTGCCTGATCGGCGGCGCCGCCGTCCTCCTCCTGTTCGTGGTCGTGGAGCTCAACGTCGCAGACCCGATGTTCCGGCTCACGCTCTTCCGCAACCGCGCCTTCAGCATGGGCAACCTCAGCGCGCTGCTCGCCGCGCTCGCCCGCGGCGGGCTGCAGTTCATGCTGATCATCTGGCTGCAGGGCATCTGGCTGCCGCTGCACGGCTACACGTTCGAGCAGACACCGCTGTGGGCCGGCATCTACCTGGTCCCGCTGACGATCGGCTTCCTCGTCGCCGGGCCGCTGGCCGGCCGGCTGGCCGACCGGTACGGCGCCCGGCCGTTCGCCACGGCGGGCGCGGCGCTCTCCGGCGTCGTCTTCCTGCTGTTCGACCTGCTGCCGATCGACTTCCCCTACTGGTCGTTCGCGGTGCTGGTGTTCCTCGCCGGCCTGTCCATGGGGTTGTTCTCGGCGCCGAACACGGCCAGCGTCATGAACTCCCTGCCGGCCAACCAGCGCGGTGGCGGCGCCGGCATGCTCAACACGTTCCAGAACAGCGCGAGCGTGCTGTCGATCGGCATCTTCTTCACCGTCATCACGCTTGGTCTCGCGGCCACGCTGCCGCACGCGCTGTCGAGCGGGCTGACCGGGCAGGGTGTGCCGGCGGACCTGGCCGGCCAGGTGGCGCAGCTGCCGCCGATCGGTCTGCTGTTCGCCTCCTTCCTCGGCTTCAACCCGATCCAGCAGCTGCTGCCCTCGGCCTCGGCCGCGCACGTGTCGCAGTCGCAGTACGACTTCCTGACCGGCCGCGGGTTCTTCCCCGACCTCATCTCCTCGCCGTTCGGGCACGGCCTGCACCTGGCCTTCCTCATGGCCGGGGTGCTGTGCTTCCTCGCCGCGATCTTCTCCTGGCTGCGCGGTGCCGAGACCCGTCCGCACGTCGAGCGGCCGCTGCTGGAGGAGACCGAGGAGGGGCTGGCCGGCTCCGGCGAGGTCGCGATGCAGGAGGCCGGCGCCGGTTCGCCCCTCGAGTAG
- a CDS encoding DUF1684 domain-containing protein — protein MTTTEARDVFAADWAQWHRQKEARLADPHGFLAVTSLNWLSREPQRFPDAPGGWSTGPDGVVVELADGEELVVDGVTVRGRHAFGVVPERGGSTAVWGDAVIEVAKRGGHDIVRPRHPDNPLRTAFAGTPAYPPHPRWRVTGRYVPFDAPRPTTVGAAVDGLEHVYDAPGRIEFELDGQQFALTAFPGHAPGELMVLFTDATSGLTTYAANRSLRAVPDTDGSVVLDFNRATNLPCAYTDLATCPLPPAENRLPIAVEAGEQTPHERGIR, from the coding sequence ATGACCACCACCGAGGCGCGCGACGTCTTCGCCGCCGACTGGGCGCAGTGGCACCGGCAGAAGGAGGCGCGGCTCGCCGATCCGCACGGCTTCCTCGCCGTCACCAGCCTGAACTGGCTCAGCCGGGAGCCGCAGCGCTTCCCCGACGCGCCGGGCGGGTGGTCCACCGGTCCGGACGGCGTCGTGGTCGAGCTGGCCGACGGCGAGGAGCTGGTCGTCGACGGCGTCACCGTGCGCGGGCGGCACGCGTTCGGCGTCGTCCCGGAGCGCGGCGGCAGCACCGCGGTGTGGGGCGACGCGGTGATCGAGGTGGCCAAGCGCGGCGGTCACGACATCGTGCGACCGCGCCACCCGGACAACCCGTTGCGGACGGCGTTCGCCGGGACGCCGGCCTACCCGCCGCACCCGCGCTGGCGGGTGACCGGCCGCTACGTGCCGTTCGACGCGCCGCGCCCGACGACGGTGGGTGCAGCGGTCGACGGGCTCGAGCACGTCTACGACGCGCCGGGCCGGATCGAGTTCGAGCTGGACGGGCAGCAGTTCGCCCTGACCGCCTTCCCCGGCCACGCTCCGGGCGAGCTGATGGTGCTGTTCACCGACGCCACCTCGGGGCTCACCACGTACGCGGCGAACCGGTCGCTGCGCGCGGTGCCGGACACGGACGGCTCCGTCGTCCTCGACTTCAACCGCGCGACCAACCTGCCGTGCGCCTACACCGACCTGGCCACCTGCCCGCTGCCGCCCGCCGAGAACCGGCTGCCGATCGCGGTCGAGGCCGGGGAGCAGACGCCGCACGAGCGCGGCATACGTTAG
- the lon gene encoding endopeptidase La, with protein sequence MAEALRLPVLPLNDTVLLPGMVLPVTLDSESQAAVDASVSSADKKLLVVPRLDGVYGAVGVLATLEQVGRLPSGEPAAILRGTGRARIGTGVPGAGAALWVEATPVDDTAPTAGTAELAAEYKRLVVSVLQTRGNWQTIDSVQRMTDPGRLADLAGYASYLDARQKLELLDTTDVDDRLHRLIEWTLAHIAEMQVSEKIADDVREGMEKSQREFLLRQQLAAIRKELGEDGDGGSDYRARAEATELPDKVREAVVREIDRLEATSEQSPEGGWIRTWLDTVLDLPWNVRTPDNDDVRAARAVLDADHFGLDDVKDRMIEHLAVRARRSSRGLQLVGGRGSGAVLALVGPPGVGKTSLGESVARSLGRKFVRVALGGVRDEAEIRGHRRTYVGALPGRIVRAIREAGSMNPVVLLDEIDKVGSDYRGDPAAALLEVLDPEQNHTFRDHYLDLDLDLSDVLFLATANVIDTIPGPLLDRMEFVQLDGYTEDEKVAIARGHLLPREMDRAALTTDEVTVDDDALRAIAAEHTREAGVRQLDRALARILRKAAATLATDPAAAPLRVTRDELRTYLGRPRFTPETAERTAVPGVATGLAVTGTGGDVLFIEVTAVDGEPGLTVTGQLGDVMKESAQIALSYVRGHAAELGVDPAVLTKRLHLHVPAGAVPKDGPSAGVTMVTALTSLASGRPVRAEVGMTGEVTLSGRVLPIGGVKQKLLAADRAGLTTVFLPARNEPDLDDVPAEVRERLTVHLVGDVADLVARALEAPAAVPLAA encoded by the coding sequence ATGGCCGAAGCCCTGCGGCTTCCCGTCCTGCCCCTCAACGACACCGTCCTCCTGCCCGGCATGGTCCTGCCGGTCACCCTCGACTCCGAATCCCAGGCCGCGGTCGACGCCTCGGTGTCCTCCGCCGACAAGAAGCTGCTGGTCGTGCCCCGGCTCGACGGCGTCTACGGCGCCGTCGGCGTCCTCGCGACCCTTGAGCAGGTCGGCCGGCTGCCCTCCGGCGAGCCGGCCGCGATCCTGCGCGGCACCGGCCGCGCGCGCATCGGGACGGGTGTGCCCGGCGCCGGCGCGGCGCTCTGGGTCGAGGCCACCCCGGTCGACGACACCGCGCCCACCGCGGGCACCGCCGAGCTGGCGGCCGAGTACAAGCGGCTGGTCGTCTCGGTCCTGCAGACCCGCGGCAACTGGCAGACCATCGACTCGGTCCAGCGCATGACCGACCCGGGCCGGCTGGCCGACCTGGCCGGCTACGCCTCCTACCTCGACGCCCGGCAGAAGCTCGAGCTGCTCGACACCACCGACGTCGACGACCGGCTGCACCGGCTGATCGAGTGGACGCTGGCGCACATCGCCGAGATGCAGGTCTCGGAGAAGATCGCCGACGACGTCCGTGAGGGCATGGAGAAGTCCCAGCGCGAGTTCCTGCTGCGCCAGCAGCTGGCCGCGATCCGCAAGGAGCTCGGTGAGGACGGTGACGGGGGCAGCGACTACCGCGCCCGCGCCGAGGCCACCGAGCTGCCCGACAAGGTCCGCGAGGCGGTCGTCCGGGAGATCGACCGGCTCGAGGCCACCAGCGAGCAGAGCCCCGAGGGCGGCTGGATCCGCACCTGGCTGGACACCGTCCTCGACCTGCCCTGGAACGTCCGCACCCCGGACAACGACGACGTCCGCGCCGCCCGCGCGGTGCTCGACGCCGACCACTTCGGCCTCGACGACGTCAAGGACCGCATGATCGAGCACCTCGCCGTCCGGGCCCGGCGCTCGTCGCGCGGCCTGCAGCTGGTCGGCGGCCGTGGCTCCGGCGCCGTCCTCGCCCTGGTCGGCCCGCCCGGGGTGGGCAAGACCAGCCTCGGCGAGTCGGTCGCGCGGTCGCTCGGCCGGAAGTTCGTCCGCGTCGCCCTCGGTGGCGTGCGCGACGAGGCCGAGATCCGCGGCCACCGGCGCACCTACGTCGGCGCGCTGCCCGGCCGGATCGTGCGGGCCATCCGCGAGGCCGGCTCGATGAACCCGGTCGTGCTGCTCGACGAGATCGACAAGGTCGGCAGCGACTACCGCGGCGACCCCGCGGCCGCGCTGCTGGAGGTGCTGGACCCGGAGCAGAACCACACGTTCCGCGACCACTACCTCGACCTGGACCTCGACCTGTCCGACGTGCTGTTCCTGGCGACGGCGAACGTGATCGACACGATCCCCGGGCCGCTGCTGGACCGCATGGAGTTCGTGCAGCTCGACGGCTACACCGAGGACGAGAAGGTCGCCATCGCCCGCGGGCACCTGCTGCCGCGGGAGATGGACCGGGCCGCGCTCACGACCGACGAGGTCACCGTGGACGACGACGCCCTGCGGGCCATCGCGGCCGAGCACACCCGGGAGGCCGGCGTCCGCCAGCTCGACCGGGCGCTCGCCCGGATCCTGCGCAAGGCGGCCGCCACCCTGGCCACCGACCCGGCCGCCGCGCCGCTGCGGGTGACCCGCGACGAGCTGCGCACCTACCTGGGCCGGCCGCGGTTCACGCCGGAGACGGCCGAGCGCACCGCCGTCCCCGGCGTGGCGACCGGCCTGGCGGTGACCGGCACCGGCGGTGACGTCCTGTTCATCGAGGTCACCGCGGTGGACGGCGAGCCCGGGCTGACCGTGACCGGGCAGCTGGGCGACGTCATGAAGGAGTCGGCGCAGATCGCGCTGTCCTACGTGCGCGGCCACGCCGCCGAGCTCGGCGTCGACCCGGCGGTGCTGACCAAGCGCCTGCACCTGCACGTGCCGGCCGGCGCCGTCCCCAAGGACGGCCCGAGCGCCGGCGTGACGATGGTGACCGCGCTGACCTCGCTCGCCTCCGGCCGTCCGGTCCGGGCCGAGGTCGGCATGACCGGTGAGGTCACGCTGTCCGGGCGGGTGCTGCCGATCGGAGGGGTGAAGCAGAAGCTGCTCGCCGCCGACCGGGCGGGCCTGACCACGGTGTTCCTGCCCGCGCGCAACGAGCCCGACCTGGACGACGTCCCGGCCGAGGTCCGCGAGCGGCTGACCGTGCACCTGGTCGGCGACGTCGCCGACCTCGTGGCCCGCGCGCTGGAGGCCCCGGCCGCCGTCCCGCTGGCCGCCTGA
- a CDS encoding GNAT family N-acetyltransferase codes for MTSACPEVVAVDGHAGHPLDHPVRAALAGPHARFAERRGNVLRYPVDVSPFLALPDEPSAQDWADLAELAGPGVVVPLAVVGPEAPAGWETVFFMPGVQMVDDGLPAAPEEQAVRLTTADVPEMLDLVERTRPGPFLPRTVEMGSYLGLRDADGALVAMAGERLHPPGFTEISAVCTDPAHRGRGLASRLVLAVAHGIRQRGETPFLHAAASNTNAIRLYEQLGFRLRRTVPFGAVRVPEGSTA; via the coding sequence GTGACCAGTGCGTGCCCGGAGGTCGTGGCCGTCGACGGGCACGCGGGTCATCCGCTCGACCACCCGGTGCGCGCCGCGCTCGCTGGTCCGCACGCTCGCTTCGCCGAGCGCCGGGGGAACGTGCTGCGCTACCCGGTCGACGTCTCGCCGTTCCTGGCCCTGCCCGACGAGCCCTCCGCGCAGGACTGGGCCGACCTGGCCGAGCTGGCCGGACCAGGCGTGGTCGTGCCCCTCGCGGTGGTCGGTCCGGAAGCCCCGGCCGGCTGGGAGACCGTCTTCTTCATGCCGGGCGTGCAGATGGTCGACGACGGGCTGCCCGCCGCGCCCGAGGAGCAGGCGGTGCGGCTCACCACGGCCGACGTGCCCGAGATGCTCGACCTGGTCGAGCGCACGCGGCCGGGGCCGTTCCTGCCGCGGACCGTCGAGATGGGCTCGTACCTGGGCCTGCGCGACGCGGACGGCGCACTCGTCGCGATGGCCGGCGAGCGGCTGCACCCGCCCGGCTTCACCGAGATCAGCGCCGTCTGCACCGACCCGGCGCACCGGGGCAGGGGCCTGGCGAGCCGGCTCGTGCTCGCCGTCGCGCACGGCATCCGGCAGCGCGGCGAGACGCCGTTCCTGCACGCGGCCGCGAGCAACACGAATGCCATCCGGCTGTACGAGCAGCTGGGTTTCCGCCTGCGCCGGACGGTTCCCTTCGGTGCCGTCCGCGTCCCCGAGGGGAGCACCGCATGA
- a CDS encoding L,D-transpeptidase, with the protein MWEKRRAWAAGLVAAGLVLAACQDGSSHSGAAATSASSSSAAPTSSAAPTTPPGDPVHVSTFEADGKTYGVGMPVIVYFSKKITDASAFRKAATVTVNGQKADGAWYFEHSQRDNAALEAHFRMQQYWPGHASIHVDLPLEGKTAGTGLTFDNSLTLDMATGAAQVSQVDGNAHTMTITSDGAPVKTLEVSLGKATTPTYLGTAVVMAKSNPEEMKSDPGETPAYDIEVPWSVRVTNSGEFIHDAYWNGSIGTQNLSHGCTNLSPADAEWYYGFAQIGDPVTWTNTGTGTVIPVEDGWGDWNLDWATWSQGGLVPTTGN; encoded by the coding sequence ATGTGGGAGAAGCGCCGAGCGTGGGCTGCCGGGCTGGTCGCGGCCGGTCTGGTGCTCGCGGCGTGCCAGGACGGCTCGTCGCACAGCGGCGCGGCCGCCACGTCCGCGTCGAGCAGCTCCGCCGCGCCGACGTCGTCCGCGGCACCGACCACTCCCCCTGGCGACCCGGTGCACGTGAGCACCTTCGAGGCCGACGGCAAGACCTACGGCGTCGGCATGCCGGTCATCGTGTACTTCTCGAAGAAGATCACCGACGCGTCGGCCTTCCGGAAGGCGGCCACGGTGACCGTCAACGGCCAGAAGGCCGACGGCGCGTGGTACTTCGAGCACTCGCAGCGGGACAACGCGGCGCTGGAGGCCCACTTCCGGATGCAGCAGTACTGGCCCGGGCACGCCAGCATCCACGTCGACCTGCCGCTGGAGGGCAAGACGGCCGGCACGGGGCTGACCTTCGACAACAGCCTGACGCTGGACATGGCGACCGGCGCCGCGCAGGTGTCGCAGGTCGACGGCAACGCCCACACGATGACCATCACCTCCGACGGTGCACCGGTGAAGACGCTCGAGGTGTCCCTGGGCAAGGCGACCACGCCGACCTACCTCGGCACCGCCGTCGTCATGGCCAAGTCCAACCCCGAGGAGATGAAGAGCGACCCGGGTGAGACGCCGGCCTACGACATCGAGGTGCCGTGGTCGGTGCGGGTGACCAACTCGGGCGAGTTCATCCACGACGCCTACTGGAACGGCTCGATCGGGACGCAGAACCTCTCGCACGGCTGCACGAACCTCAGCCCGGCCGACGCCGAGTGGTACTACGGCTTCGCCCAGATCGGCGACCCGGTGACCTGGACCAACACGGGGACCGGCACGGTCATCCCGGTCGAGGACGGCTGGGGCGACTGGAACCTCGACTGGGCCACCTGGTCGCAGGGCGGCCTGGTGCCGACCACCGGGAACTGA